The genomic window CGAGTACTTCGCCTCAATGTGACGACGGATTGGTGCATCGTTATCTTTTCCCTCCTTTTGTGATCGGTTCTTGTTCATGAGTAGCTGTTCGTTCTCGTTGCATGCGGCGAGTGCTGATCGGTCCCAATCCATTATAGGAGCGCTCGCGTGGCCATCGGCGGAACTTAGACGACACGAGCGCGGCGTGCTTCCAATTCGGCTTTGATCCCCATCGACTCAATGCGCTTGATCGGGTTGCTGTCCGCTGATCCGAGATCGATGATGAGGACCTGATCTTCCCGCAGATCGATAATGTCCGTCAAGGCCGCCTTCATTCGCACGAGGTCGATATCCGGCAAGTCGCATTGAAAGACGGAGAATTGCACATGAGCCCCAAACCCCTTCATGGTCTTGAACACGCGCCGCAGGCGCTTGGGATCGGCAATGTCATAGGTGACCAGATAATGATGGCGCATGGATTACCGTGTGGTAAAGGGCGGCAATTCGGGAATCTCTCCCAGGAGATACCGGCCCAGCAATCGCGCCTGCACTTCCAGCACCCGACGGTAGCTGATCTGATAGCCGAACACTGGATGGGTGATCTCTTGGCTCATGCGCCGCTCGTACGTTTCGATCAGTCGGCGACGGCCTTCCGGCGTGAGCGTGACCGATCCCATGCGTTCAAACCAATCGCTCTGCCGGATCTCGCCGTTGTTGATGGCCGTCAAGACTGCCGAATCGGCAATGAGCGGCCGGAACTCTTCCATCATATCCAGCGCTAACGCCGGGCGACCGTAGCGAGGTTGATGATAGAAACCAAGGAAGGGATCAAGCCCCACGCTTTGCAAGACCACCGTCCACTCCCGCGCGAGCATCGAATAGAGCAGCGACAACATCGCATTGACCGGGTCGCGCGGCGGTCGGCGATTGCGCCCGTCGAAGTCGAAGCGGGCGCCCGGCTCGGCTTCCTTCAACATGCCGGCAAACTCCGAGAAATAGCGGCGAGCCGCCGTGCCCTCGATCCCCAGCAAGGACGCCAAAGAATCCGCCACCCCGGCTTGCACCTGATCCCGCTTCAAATTCTGAATCACGGTCTCCGGCGCGGCGCGATGATTCCGCCTGAGCAACGTGCGGCAATTCGCAATCTTGGCTTGCACACATCGACGGGCCAATACCACGCATCGCTCCGTATCAGCCGCCACCGCATATTGACGGCGCCGCAGCTCCACATGCTTATGCAGCAGGCCGCTCGTCATCCCGTAGAACCAGCCGCCGCTGGAGCAGTACACCAGCGGAATACCCCGCTTGCACAGTTCCTGCACGACCTGCGTGCTCACCTGAACAGCGCCATAGAGGACCACTTGCGACGTTTCCACCAAGCGGGCTTCCCCGATTACCTCATCGTGGTCTTTGATCTTGAGACAGTCGCCGTCCTTCGCCAGTTTCACGCCGGGTGTCTGTACATGCAGCGGGAGCGCATCGTCGTTGGACGGAACCAGCTTGCGGAGCGCAGGCTCCTCGCCTTCACGCGAAGCCCGCAACCAGCCTATTTCATCCGGTAGGCAGAGACCCACCAGCGAACAGCGCGGGCATTTGGGACTGTCCACCAATGGCGGGGGAGCCACGGTCGCCGTCGTCATGGCCCGCATGCCGGCCAACAGTTCGCGCGTTCGTGTCATCAACTCGTCGTCGAACGGCACCTCGACACGTTCGCGGGAGCCGGCGAAATACAGCACACCGTGCGTACAAGCCCATCCCTGTTCCCGCAACAACAGGCCTTGCACACAAAGCTGGACGCGTTCGGGCTCCCACGCCCCTTGCGCCGTATGCGGACGCTTGCCGCGCTTGTAGTCGACAGGAACGACCGCGCTTCCCTCACCCTCCACCAGATCGATCTTCGCGGTCACGCCCAGCTGTTCCGACGAGAGCCAGACGGATCGCTGATGGATCGTGGCTTTCTCCGGCTCCTCTTCGTCAGACTGTCGAGGTTTTTTCGTCGGACTCTGGTCCACACGCCGGTGCTGGAAGCGCCCCTCCACCGTCTCCGCGTTATCGGCAAACTCCCCGTCCACCCACTCGAAATAGGCCAGGCGCGGGCAGTAGGCAAACTCGTTCACCATCCGCGCGGGGAGCAATGGAACATCGCCCCCCGTGGATGGTCCCTGTGATTCCTGTTCCATACCTCCTTATCGGCCGGAGGTGTGGAAATATTCAGTTGTCAAAGAACGGTCAACGGCTGAATGAGTGACGCCTTGTGTTATATACTGACGGCCACTGCCACAATTGAGAGGTCCCTATGGAATATCCCATCATCATCGAACCCGACCCCGAGGCCGGAGGGTATGTCGTCTCCTGTCCGACTTTGAAGGGATGTGTCTCACAAGGCGAAACGGAAGAAGAAGCGTTGGATAACATCAAAGACGCCATCCGGACATATCTCGCCAGCATCGAGGATCTCAAGCGGTTAAAGAAGCTGAGGACCATCGAAGTTGCCGTATGACCAAACTGCCGCAGGTCTCTCATGATCGCGTCGTGAGAGCCCTCAAAACGAGCCGGCTTTTATGTCCTTCGCGAAGGCAAACATATTTAGATGACCGACGAGAAGCATATCGTGATTATTCCGCGTCATCATGTGATCAAACCTGGCACGCTAAAACAGATTCTCGACGCCGCCGACATTTCTGCGGACCGGTTCAAAGAGCTGCTCTGACGTTCTACTTTTCCGGCGTAAACCCGTCGCGCCATTCAGGTGGTTCACCGCCCGGCCGAGGCCGAAGTATCGTTACCCCATTCGCAACTGCCGCTTCACCCGCGCCGGCGGCACCGTACGTTTCCGGCCTTCTGCCTTTTTCGCTTTGCGCAGTTCCAGCAAGTCTTCCATGTCTTCAAGCCGTTCCTTGAGGGACACGAACTCTTGATACGGCAACACCGCGAATTGCTTTTTCCCGTCTTTCACCAAAATCTCTGGATGTAAGGTCATCATGGTCTTAATACCTTGAGAGTCTTGATCGCTCTGGGTTCGAATCCAATTGTGTATTGCATCCTATTTCTCTACCACCGGCATAAACTGGCCGAGGCCGAAGTGACAGGCGTATCCGAGAGCGATAGGCCCAGTCACAGGTTGTTCAAATCGCAACTCGAGCAATCGTCCGCGTGTATCGGGTTGCGCGAGACCATGCTTGCGGCGAAAGCGATGGAAGTGCAATGAGCGCATGACGCGACCACCGTGTCGGATCGAAGCCAGCTCACTCATCTCAACGATCTTGGGTAAATCTGTGCCACGTTGACACCACTCTCGATGCAGCTGCCCAAGGATGGCCGCGGCGGTCGCCTTCGGTGTGCGCAACTCGGGTTTCTTAAGATGCCATGGGTGAAGATAGGGCGTTACACTTCGCCATATCGCGCTTTTACCGGTCAAAGATGTAACCTTGTCGAACAGCGATGCAGTGCCAAAACCCTCCAACATCAGCCTTAGCGGCTCGTTTTCTCCTTGTCGAATTTGCTGAAGGGCGGTGAGTACACGTATGGCTTCGGAACTAAATCCGCCTGGAGCATGTACGAGAAGATGCTCAATCTCACCGCGCTCGTTTGGATCAGAAAGCCAGAAGGCATGTGCGTGGTGGTTGGGTGAATCCAGCTCATGGCCGGATAGCTCGCACGGAATGGCGTTTTCACCTAGAAGTTGCCTGGCGCAGCCCATCGCAGCCAGACGTAACATTTCGCCAACGCGGACCGCGTCTTCGATACGATGAAGCGGTTTGCCGTAGAGCATGAAGCGTGCTGTAGTGATGCCTGCTTTCGGCTTGATGGTCGCCGACTTACGGAGGACCTTCGGCGCAATAGTCTTGAGTGCGTAAAGTGGGCGGCAATAGCTTACGACCCGCGCACAAGGCGGCGCGCTCCAGCCAGCAGCTTGGAGTGCGCCAGTTTCCACACTAATGGCATTCAGCCAGTCACCGGGAAGGGTTGTCAGCAGCTTTTTCTCCACTGGTTTAATTTTGGACGAACGTACCTCAGGATCGAGTTCGATACCGGCGGTTTCGAGCTTAGCTGAACGGAACGCACGATAATTCTCTGGCCTGCTTGGTACCATCAGACGTACGATCTCATGTGTTACTTCTCCTCTCTCCAAATCCACGGCTTCAGCAGCCGGCAGGCAATTGCAGTCCACCGGCGCGTCCGTGCGGCGAGCGTCCACCCAGGACTCGGCGCGACCCAGAAAGCCCAGATTCTCAAGCAGGGCGTCGAGCATTTCAGTTTGTGCCGTGTCGAGCACGAGTGCCGGCCAAACAACGACAACAGGATTATCATCCGCGACTCGCACGAAGGCATCGAACACCAACGTGCGTTTATCCTTGCCAGGCATATAGTGTCGAGAGTGGGCGTGAATCGCACACTCAGGCAAGCGATACGATGGCGGTTCTGCTCCCGCAAGTTGCGCCAACAGTTCATGCAGGCGCTCGCGTGGAAAACGTACGGGATCGAGCTTGCGATGCCATACCGCGATGAATGCGCGCGTGATACGCCACAGGTCTGGCGGCCAGGCCACGTCCGCTTCGTTGACGTGCCGCCCCCAGGGAGTGGCATGATAACGCCCGGCTGGAAAAGTGAAGGCAATGGAGAGCATGGCAACCTCAGCTCCAATTTACGCGAGTAACGCGGTCATCCGGCCATTTCTGTTCCTTGGCGACTGTGGCAATTAAACCCGGGAGCACAGCTTTGAGTTCATTAAGCGCTGGCAAGACAAAGCCCGTCGGACGCTTGACGACGATGCCGGACTCTTTAACCTCAAGATCGCAGGCCGTGCGCAAACGCAAACCTGAATCGAGAAAGGCCTGAATCTTGAACAATGCTAAGGCAATCAAAAGCTGTGTAACAGAATGGCCCAAGCCGAAGGCGCGAATCTGCGCTAAATCAACATTGAAAAAGGCTATGATCTTTGCGGATGTGAACTCGGAACGCGGAAAAGGCACATTGCCGAATCCCTTGCCTGTGTCACCGGAAGGGTTGACGTGATCATTCTTTACCCCGCCGCTTTGCGCTTCCGTGATTTCTTCGGCTTCAATGAATGATGACAGTACACGCGGCAAACGTAGGCGCCCGCCAGCAAGATCGGATTTGGCGAGGAAAACGCCGTGGATCAAAGCATTCGTGTCTAGCTTCAAAAGAACGGCCGCGAGTTTCTTAATATCGACCGGCCCCTCTTCCATTTCAGCAAGCTGGGACTTGAGGGATTGGAGAACACTCTTGTCTTTACCCTCGAGAACATAAGGCGAGTTGATGCGATGTGCTTCCAAAACGGTATTGGTTAGTGCCTCCTCAATTTCTTTGCCGTCCTTACCTTTCAATTTCTTGAACACCTTAATGAGTGGAAGCCCCTTAATCGGTGCCACCCAATCATCAGTAGATCTATCCCAACACACGGCTTCCAGGCGATTCGCCATGCTCTGGGCGGATTCGACCAGCAGCATCCGTTCACCATTCGGCCCATCATACGTAGCGGGTCCCAAATTAGGAAAGCCAGTCGGCTGGAAGCGTGTGCCCTGCAAGGGCTGTAAGTGGGCCTCCAACAACAGACGTGGAGCATCAGCCAAAGGCATGAGTAGTGCGTCGAGAGTTTGCGGCATAGTGGTTCTCCTGTTAGGCGATGATGTGGGCTGGTTCAATCGGTTCGATGTCCAATGTCGGGCGTAAATCGAGACTGCGCAGCAGCTTTCGGGTTTCAAAAACACTGAGCGGAATACACAGTGCAGCGAGCCAGCGTGCACCGTCCACTCCGACGGCCCCGGGCGGGTTTCGGCCTGGCAGCTGCACGCCGACCGCGCGCAGCCGTTGCCAGGCCATGCGCACGGCAGCCTGTAGGTCGTTGGCGGCCAGACGTGCAGGGATTTCAGCAGGCAGGCGAACGCTCTGATCAGGCGGCAGCCACTTCAAGGCACGGAGAACTGACTCCGGCGTGAAGAAGACTTTCAGCAACGCGAATGTGGGCGGAAGTGTAACTTCTTCGTTACTACGTGGCGGCTTGGCACCGCTCCAGTCCACACAAGCAAGACCCCCAAGAAGTTCGCTGATGAGGGTGTCATCGGTGACTCTACCGAGAAACTGGACTACATCGTCGCAGGTGGCGCCGGTCTGGCTGGCTAACACTTCGCCTTCCGCGCCGAGCGCTATCGCTTCCAGCCTCCGCCGGTGCAACAGCTTGGTTAGATTTCCGGTGAGCGGCCCCGGCCCCCAAACTGCGAGTCGGGACGCGGGGTCCCATGCGCGGTCACCATCCCTGTTGAGGGTTTCGCTGACCGTAGCACGATGTCGGCGGGCGTGAAGAACTCTTCGACCTTTGTCATCCCACAGGCACAAACCAGCGAGTGCTGCAGCGATGCGGAATTCGGTGGACTGATCGTCCGCCTTTATCGCCCAAGGTAATGATAGGCAAGGGGCCGGAACGCGCACGAATTCTTGTGACTTGGGGCTGACATTGAGTGCGGCTTCAATATCCCCCACCCATCGCAGCACAGTTTGCATAGCAGCGCGGCTGGCTTGTTGTGCCAACGCAAATAGCGCGGCGTCAAGTTGATGGGCGGCAGCGCAGAAGGCGTTAGGGGCGTTCTCGTCACGCGCATAACGCTGCACGGTGGCAAGCCAGTTGCGGCGTTCAAGTTCGGCAATGAGGTCGGCATCTAGATTTCGACGCACGGCGATGCGCGACAAGGGTGTCGCCAGAAAATTCTTCCCTTGCCGCTTCAGGAAACCGTAACGCTGGAAACTCCGTATTCCACGGTTGACCCCCAATTGAGCCACAGCGCGGGCAAAGGCGAGACCATCGCGGGCGGAGCGACCATTGAGGGTGGCGCGGCCTTCGCTCAACAAAGATCGAATTTCAGCCACCCCGCACGGAACCGCCCACAGTGGCATCCATATTTCATTGCGCGAATCATCATCATCTCCTGCTCTGGCGGCTCCCTCGGTTCCCATCCGGCCACGCACGACGAACGGAGCCGACAGGATGGCCCGGTCGACGAACTCCAACCGCCGCACAGCGGAAGCGGCGAAAAGCATGGCACCTTCGAGCATAAGGATGAAATCCCACGCGTTGGTCTGGGCACCACCCTCGAAGCCCGACGATGCGTTCGGGCCGCCTGCTAAACCAGGAGCAAACTGCCCCATAGCACTTTCTGAAAGCAAATTGCACGGGGCGCCGAACAACGCTGAATTGAGACTGTCGTCTGCGCCTGGACCTGCCGCACCTGTTGCTACGTCAATCACATCCAAAAGCCGTTGCATGAAATTGTTCGTGAAATCGAGGTTTCCATCGTTCCCTCCCGTGCCAAGTAATGGAGGAAAGCTCGTCTCGTAGCCAGCGATCACAACCGCGCTGTCCATGGCGGACAGACAATGGTCAGAAGCAAGGTTTCTGAACGCTTGAATGAATCGGTCTTTCTGGTTGTTCGTCGAGGTGTTTTCAGGCACTTCAACAATCTTGAAATCGGCGACAATGCCACGAGCGATGGCGATCGCATCTCGATAGTCTGCGAATCGTGCGGAGGTGGATTGCGCTATCGCGGCTACTGTCCTTGTGGCCTCTGTCTCTTGATCTCGAACGCCGGTCTTGAGCTTCTTGCCTGTGACTGGGTCTTTCTCTTTGAGCTTGCCTTCCTGGAAGTAAAAGCCGCTGCCGCCGTTCCACGGTGCAATCAACGGCGTAGGCCGATACCACTCCAAAAAGAACGCACGCAGTTCGTCCTTCGTCAACTCCGTGCGCAGCACAAACACGTCCTCGCGCCAAAATCCGGTGGCCTCGGGGTCTCCACCCCCATCGGCCCCTGCTTCGGCCACCAAGCGCAGCACGGCCAGCGCCTTGAGATAAGAGGCTAGTGGCGTGGGCGTGCAGCCGGGCAACGGATGTTCATGGATCATTTCACACCTTCCTGTTCTACACGCGAAGCGCGCCAGTCGGCGATTCGCACCAGTGCCTCACACCAAGCCAATTGAAAAGGTCCGAGATTCTTCAACAATCTTTGGGTGCGTGTGGTCCAGGACGGGCCTTGGGGGCCATCGCCGAGCTGCATCAGGTCCAGTTTGAGTTCGACTTCAGGGATAGCCTCGCCGTCCTCGAAATGCATGACTGGAAGGCGATCACCATCCCATACGCCACGCGCGAACAGGCGCCCATCCGGCGCTTCACCTTCTTGAGGAAGTGCGCGCAGAGACATGCGAACCTTGCCGTGGTGCGCGGCAATCAGGTACGCGACCTCGTCGGCGTCAGCCTGGGCACCATGCAGTGCCAGCCAGGCAAGCGCCGACGCGAGTTCGTGACGAAAGTAAGCGCGCTTCACCGCCTTGCCGTCCACCATCACTTGATAACGAGGTTTGCCTGGTTTGCGGTCCGAATTACGTCCAGCCTTCGCCCAATGTCCAGTGTCCAATGTTGCTCCCGTTCCCTGTTCGTGCGCGTACCGGAGCATCGAATCGAAGGCTTCATGCGCCTTGCCTACATCATGCCAACGTGCAGCGCGGATGATGGCCTGCGACTCTTCGACCGCCAGCGCCGTACACAACTCACGCGCCTTTTGTTCCACGTCGGCAAGGTGGCGCGGAAGCATCACCGCTACCTGCAACAAGCTGCGATGGTCGTCGTCAAACGCTTCTTCGCTCAGAGATTCCTTTTCAGGCGCGATGACCGTAGGAGCCTCGACCGTATCACTTTCCGGATAAAAACCGAGTTGCGCTGTATAGCCACCAACAGCGGCTTTCAGCATCAGCGTCATGCCAGGGCGCAGGCGCAGACCTTTGGGATTGGGCGACGTCCATTTGCGGGCCAATGTGTCCCACACAAATACATCTCCGATTTCCAAACGATCCAGCAGCTTCTTTGCCGCACCTAACCCAGCGCGGCACAACTCTTCACGCGATGCCGGCGGTTCGTCCTGCGGATCTCCGGCCAGTGCACGCCAGAACAGGAGTACATCGGCATCATCGGCGTCCCGAATGTAGTGCGCGATATCCACGTCGAAACCAGATAGATCAGGGTCGGTGTTAAACAGGTCGAGGAAATCCTTGCGCCGCAAGACTGGATGCAACGGGGCATCAGCGGTGACCGGCGGAAGATCCACGGGTGAGGCGCTCGTGAGATTTGTGAGAATTTTTCGCGCGTCCTCAAGTTCGTCGGTGTTGTAGGGCTTCGCATCCGCTACGTCCATCCAGATAACCTGCGCCTCTTTTGCCTCATTGAACTCGCCATAACGATTGCAGCGTCCAAAACGCTGCACCAGCGAAGCCCAGGGCGCCAGTTCCGTGAATAGCACACGAGCGGATAGATCCACGCCAGCTTCGATCGCCTGGGTGGCAATGACGATGCGGCCTTCGGCTGGCGGGACAGAATGCAGACGCTCTTCGTTCGCGCGGCGATCCTCGGCGCGGAACCGGGAGTGAATCAGCAGCCGTTCCGGGATGCTTGAAACAGATTGAACTGGTGTCGCTGTTTTCTTTCTGCCTTTCACCGGCGGTTCCGAGAAACGTCTTTCCAATTCAGCAAACAAGCCCTGCGCCCGTTCGACGGTGTTGAGGATTGCCAGTGTGGTGGTGCGCGGCTGATGCGCGGCAAGGATGCGGTCAGCCAATCCTTTGAGATAAGCTTTGATGTCGTCGCCCGTCAGCTTGTCGGCCTTCTCGTTTTCCTCCGCCTTTTCCGGTTTGGTAGACTTTGTCGAGACGAGCGCCGCATCGCAACAGCTCAGAGACTTGACCGCCTCCCGTCTCTCTCGAACCTCAGATGTCTTCTTTTCGTCGTCGCTCAGCTCCAGCGGGATCGTTGAGGTAGGATCGAAATCTACCGTTTTTAACCAATCCCGCTTGAGCGTGGCCGAGACCCAAATACTGTGGCTGTTTGAGGCCAAACCGATCTTCTGGCGAAATGCCTCCAATTGCGCGCTGGTCTTCAAGCCAGGCCCCATCAACTGGACTTCATCAAATACCCACAGCGCATCGTTATGCAGCCAGGCAAAGTGCACCGGCCACTGATATCGGCTCATTCCATAGCCGCGCATCAGCGCTCGCGAAAGAAGCATGTCCTGGGTACCGATCAGGATCGCATCTTCTTCCGGGTACTCGGCCCAGGTCGCCCTTTTCACGTCTTCAGCACCGCCCATCAGGAAATGTACAGATACCCTGCCTTCGCCCCCCTTGCCTTGAATACCAAGTTTCTTGAGCCAGCTGGATACGTTCCTATGCGTCTGCTCCACCAGCACTCGCATGGGCAAGCAATATACCAACCGCCTTGGAGTTGCCCTTCTGACTTCTAAATCAGCGAAGCGCCTTCGCCATAACCATCCCAACACCGCCATCGCGGTCTTGCCCATCCCCGTCGACACATCCACCAGTTCCGGTAAAGTTTGCTCACAGGCAAAACGAACCTGATAGGGATAGGGCTCATACTCAGTTGCCCGATGAAACCACAGTTTGAACTCTTGTGTATCTCTCATTGTCACCTTCCCTGTCGCCTACCCTATGAACCTATGAACGATATCGCACGATTCTTTGTGAGGTCGCAATTTGCGACTTCAAGCAGTTCTGCGGAAATTGGCGCAATCAGCCGATATCCCGGTAAGCCCAGGGCATGTGTTGCCACCACCAGTCGAAGTCTGCTGCTGGTGATTCATCTCCGGCATCGCCCCCTCATGCGCAGCATGAGACCTCGCCTGCCTGATTTCTTTATAGGAGCTGAAGAGCCATACGCTTTTCTTTTGGCGGAATCAAGAGACAAACGTACGTATTATCTTCACTTCTTGTATCGAATCCCCATCATTTCACCCAGCGGCGCAACCGGCGCGGTGGATTGCATTGGTTGACTTTGTGCAGGAGACTGTTCAATGGAGTCCTCGCTCGCCCGCTTTGCCTTTCGATGCGCTTCCTGTCCAATCGCCCCATGGCGTTCGATCCCGCCAATCCACCCATCCAACAGCGCTGGATATCGGCCATGCGCAGCGCTCTAGATAGATCTGATCAAACCCGTACGACTGTCCTTCACTCCCCAGCTCCGACGAGTCCAATGAGAGGCGGGGGCCAGCGTGCAGATTACCGTGCATGACCAGGTGATCGCTGAAATTCGCGCCGTCGAGCAAGGACCTGCGCCTAGAGCCGCCACGACGCTCTTGAGACTCATGGCCAAGATGCCTACGCGGCGGACGAAGAAGGTCCCGATCTCTTCTCATGTGAAATCCCATTTGTATGGCCCGCGTGGCGCGATCTGCTGAGGAGCCTCTCGACCTCGGCCTGACCGTCCTTCCATACCGTCACTCAGCGTCTGTTCTCTCTCCTGCCCGCACCCAGCGGCTCAAACGGCACGGTCGAGTTGTACTGGTTGACCGGATTCAACGGATTCTCCGGGTGATATCGATTCACCGGATTGAAGGGATTGGTGGGATTGTATCGGTTGACCGGATTCACCGGATTGTCGGGATCGAATTTGTTCACAGGATTGAACGGGCTGTCCGGGTCGTATTTGTTGACTGGGTTGAGCGGATTGTCCGGCGCATAGCGGTTGACCGGATTGAAAATGTTGTAGTCGCGCTCATAGCGCTCGTCGAATCCCATATCGGCCAGGCACGTTGCGACCCACATGCATAGCATCGTCCCAATCAGCAAACTATATTTCATGGCCACCTCCATATGATGCACCTTCATTTGCTGTGTCCATGATACGCAACGACTGTGACATCGGAGGTCCCTGTCCAAAAGATTCCCTTGTCGCGCATTTTCCTCGGACTCAGGTAGGGGGGTTCGACAGCTGTTGAAGTTCTCGCTCTGAGCCGGTCGTGACATCCAAGGTCCCTACCGATGCCTCTGTGCCGACCGCTTACGATCCAACCAAGGCCGAATTTCCAGCGAGAACGATTGACATCTGCCTACTCCATGCATACGATACCGGCATATCGAACAGAGGTGATGCATGCGTACGACCTTGGATCTCAATGAGAAACTCATTCGTGAACTTATGGACGTGACCTCAGCCAAAACCAAGACGGATGCAATTCATCAGGCGGCCTCGGAATTGATTCGGCGAAAAAAACTGGATGGGCTCAAGTCCTTGAGCGGCAAGATCCACCTCGACCTGGATTGGAGTAAGCTGGAACAGACCGAGATCCGTCATCAAGCCTCCTTGAAACGCCGCCGACATGGTCATCGCTGATACTTCTGTCTGGATTCCATTCTTTAATCGTCCAGATTCGCCTGAAAAAGCTACCCTCGACTTGCTCATTGACGCCGACGAGGTCGTCCTTGTCGGGGTGGTCCTGGCTGAATTGCTCCAGGGTTGCCGCACATCATCCGAACGGGATACCCTTTCCGATGCCTTGCTGGCCTTGCCCTATCATGAAGTGACCCAGTCCACTTGGTCACAGACGGGTAACCTTTCGTCACAGTTGCTTCGCAGAGGCGTGACCTTGCCGCTGTCGGATCTGATCATCGCTGCCTTGGCAATCGAGCACAACTGCCATGTGTACAGTCTGGACATCCACTTCAAAAGGATTCCGGGTGTACGTCTGTATCCGCCCGCATGACGCTCATCGTTCTCATAGCGTTGAGCCGGAGTTTCTTCGAAGAATAGAGTCAGCCTCTTCCACAACAGCCACTCGCAGATTGTTGGGGCGCACGACCCGCACGCCGCTGCTGAAGCTGAGCACCCAGCCGACGAGCTCTCGGCTGTCGGCAACCGCCAATACCATCCGCAGCTTGCCGCCCGGCAGTCCCGTAAGCTGTTGGCTGGGGTGCCAGACCCGGTCTTTCGCCCAGGCCGCCGTTGGTTTATCAAGTTCTAACTCAACTTCGACACGAGGCCCGCGCATGACGGTGAGGGAGTCTTCCACAAAGGCATCGAAGTCGAAGTGCAGCGGGATCTGATAGGGCAGATCGGTCGGTGTGACGGACTTGATCCGTTCGACGGCAAACATGCGGGGCTCTTCGCGCAGATGACAGTACCCGACCAAGTACAGTCCCCCGGAGGCATACCAAAGGCGGTACGGATCGACCTCGCGCCGAGTCACGCGGCCCCGCGAGGCGGAGTCATAGCGCATCTGGATGCGCTTCTTGTCGGTAATGGCATGGGTGAGGCGCTCGACGATCTCACGATGACGCTTGTATCGTTTGTGCGGG from Candidatus Nitrospira nitrificans includes these protein-coding regions:
- a CDS encoding type II toxin-antitoxin system HicB family antitoxin, whose protein sequence is MEYPIIIEPDPEAGGYVVSCPTLKGCVSQGETEEEALDNIKDAIRTYLASIEDLKRLKKLRTIEVAV
- the cas4g/cas1g gene encoding CRISPR-associated endonuclease Cas4g/Cas1g — its product is MEQESQGPSTGGDVPLLPARMVNEFAYCPRLAYFEWVDGEFADNAETVEGRFQHRRVDQSPTKKPRQSDEEEPEKATIHQRSVWLSSEQLGVTAKIDLVEGEGSAVVPVDYKRGKRPHTAQGAWEPERVQLCVQGLLLREQGWACTHGVLYFAGSRERVEVPFDDELMTRTRELLAGMRAMTTATVAPPPLVDSPKCPRCSLVGLCLPDEIGWLRASREGEEPALRKLVPSNDDALPLHVQTPGVKLAKDGDCLKIKDHDEVIGEARLVETSQVVLYGAVQVSTQVVQELCKRGIPLVYCSSGGWFYGMTSGLLHKHVELRRRQYAVAADTERCVVLARRCVQAKIANCRTLLRRNHRAAPETVIQNLKRDQVQAGVADSLASLLGIEGTAARRYFSEFAGMLKEAEPGARFDFDGRNRRPPRDPVNAMLSLLYSMLAREWTVVLQSVGLDPFLGFYHQPRYGRPALALDMMEEFRPLIADSAVLTAINNGEIRQSDWFERMGSVTLTPEGRRRLIETYERRMSQEITHPVFGYQISYRRVLEVQARLLGRYLLGEIPELPPFTTR
- the cas7g gene encoding type I-G CRISPR-associated RAMP protein Csb1/Cas7g encodes the protein MPQTLDALLMPLADAPRLLLEAHLQPLQGTRFQPTGFPNLGPATYDGPNGERMLLVESAQSMANRLEAVCWDRSTDDWVAPIKGLPLIKVFKKLKGKDGKEIEEALTNTVLEAHRINSPYVLEGKDKSVLQSLKSQLAEMEEGPVDIKKLAAVLLKLDTNALIHGVFLAKSDLAGGRLRLPRVLSSFIEAEEITEAQSGGVKNDHVNPSGDTGKGFGNVPFPRSEFTSAKIIAFFNVDLAQIRAFGLGHSVTQLLIALALFKIQAFLDSGLRLRTACDLEVKESGIVVKRPTGFVLPALNELKAVLPGLIATVAKEQKWPDDRVTRVNWS
- the cas2 gene encoding CRISPR-associated endonuclease Cas2 → MRHHYLVTYDIADPKRLRRVFKTMKGFGAHVQFSVFQCDLPDIDLVRMKAALTDIIDLREDQVLIIDLGSADSNPIKRIESMGIKAELEARRARVV
- the csb2 gene encoding type I-G CRISPR-associated protein Csb2, translating into MLSIAFTFPAGRYHATPWGRHVNEADVAWPPDLWRITRAFIAVWHRKLDPVRFPRERLHELLAQLAGAEPPSYRLPECAIHAHSRHYMPGKDKRTLVFDAFVRVADDNPVVVVWPALVLDTAQTEMLDALLENLGFLGRAESWVDARRTDAPVDCNCLPAAEAVDLERGEVTHEIVRLMVPSRPENYRAFRSAKLETAGIELDPEVRSSKIKPVEKKLLTTLPGDWLNAISVETGALQAAGWSAPPCARVVSYCRPLYALKTIAPKVLRKSATIKPKAGITTARFMLYGKPLHRIEDAVRVGEMLRLAAMGCARQLLGENAIPCELSGHELDSPNHHAHAFWLSDPNERGEIEHLLVHAPGGFSSEAIRVLTALQQIRQGENEPLRLMLEGFGTASLFDKVTSLTGKSAIWRSVTPYLHPWHLKKPELRTPKATAAAILGQLHREWCQRGTDLPKIVEMSELASIRHGGRVMRSLHFHRFRRKHGLAQPDTRGRLLELRFEQPVTGPIALGYACHFGLGQFMPVVEK
- the cas8g1 gene encoding type I-G CRISPR-associated protein Cas8g1/Csx17, whose protein sequence is MIHEHPLPGCTPTPLASYLKALAVLRLVAEAGADGGGDPEATGFWREDVFVLRTELTKDELRAFFLEWYRPTPLIAPWNGGSGFYFQEGKLKEKDPVTGKKLKTGVRDQETEATRTVAAIAQSTSARFADYRDAIAIARGIVADFKIVEVPENTSTNNQKDRFIQAFRNLASDHCLSAMDSAVVIAGYETSFPPLLGTGGNDGNLDFTNNFMQRLLDVIDVATGAAGPGADDSLNSALFGAPCNLLSESAMGQFAPGLAGGPNASSGFEGGAQTNAWDFILMLEGAMLFAASAVRRLEFVDRAILSAPFVVRGRMGTEGAARAGDDDDSRNEIWMPLWAVPCGVAEIRSLLSEGRATLNGRSARDGLAFARAVAQLGVNRGIRSFQRYGFLKRQGKNFLATPLSRIAVRRNLDADLIAELERRNWLATVQRYARDENAPNAFCAAAHQLDAALFALAQQASRAAMQTVLRWVGDIEAALNVSPKSQEFVRVPAPCLSLPWAIKADDQSTEFRIAAALAGLCLWDDKGRRVLHARRHRATVSETLNRDGDRAWDPASRLAVWGPGPLTGNLTKLLHRRRLEAIALGAEGEVLASQTGATCDDVVQFLGRVTDDTLISELLGGLACVDWSGAKPPRSNEEVTLPPTFALLKVFFTPESVLRALKWLPPDQSVRLPAEIPARLAANDLQAAVRMAWQRLRAVGVQLPGRNPPGAVGVDGARWLAALCIPLSVFETRKLLRSLDLRPTLDIEPIEPAHIIA
- a CDS encoding prevent-host-death family protein codes for the protein MMTLHPEILVKDGKKQFAVLPYQEFVSLKERLEDMEDLLELRKAKKAEGRKRTVPPARVKRQLRMG